GTTGCGAATTTTATCATTATATGTGGTTTAATTATTTCACCATTGATATACCAATGGAAGTGGCTTTGTGAATAGGTACCAAATTTGGTTTATCTTATGCTGGCGGTAAGAAGGCAGAAAACAACATCGTCTGTAGTAAGTTCCAGATCAACATATAGTATACTAAGGACTTGTGTTGGTGTCCAGTTAATGAGGCTACATACCAATAGCTCAATGGTAAGAAACTAGTTATTCTCACCAATATCTGGAcgttccagaagaagagtccGCCTACGATGACCACAGAGTTTACCACCAACCATGGCAATACTTTCTTGAGAGTTGGTAAACGGCTCCAGAAATATGCGATGCTCAACCCATGAATCGCAACGACCGGGAGAGCTATGAGAAAGTTGGGAATATTATTGGGAGACCAATATTGCAAAAATCCTACACCCCAGTACTTATTCTGGGCATAGGAGAATAGAATGGGAAGAGTATTGTTGCACCATTCTCCTCGTTGGGGACAGAATGTTCTGTATGCTTCGAAATTGGACCATAAAAATGATAAGAATAACGACCCTCCAGATAGTATGGGCCACGCAGCTTCTTGTGAAACTCCTATTTCAAACAAGTCCATCAAATACGGTATTCCAAGAAGTAAACTGTTTGCACGTATAGTATAGTTCACAGCAACGAGAAATCCAGAGAGTAGATATAACGGCTTTGATACTATGGACTTGGTGTTGTTTCGGGTTGGATCCTGAGGATTCACTGCAATGTCGTAGGCTAATATCTGGGCTAGACTGAGCACATTATTGGCATTTTCAGAGTAACTAGCGGTCAAGAAGATACCTGCTGGAGCAATAATCATTAGTAAGGAAGAATGCAATGCCATTTTTGAatcgttcttgaagaaccGAAGCGTAAGTACATACAAGAGTATAACTGAAAAAAAATGTAACGCGTTTGAAATCACCAAGCTCACAAATAGCTTTTCGTAGTAGCCATTTCCTCCTATCGGGAAGTTCCTGATGAATTTCAACCAGTTGGGACAAAACACATACTGGTGCTCGTATTTCGGTCCGTTGACGAACATGTAGTTGAAGTACACAGAGTCCCAAACAATGAATCTATTGAGAAGGTGTGTTAGCACATAGCCATAGGGGGACTTGGTCTGGCTCACTAtgatttctgaagaagtatCAAATTGGGCTGGTGTGAAGTAGAGAAGAGTCAATTGGAGCGACTTGAGCAATATAAAAGTGGCAAGTAATTTGCCAAGCGGTATTGTAGGCATTCTTGTAGGGATCAGAGCATCTGCTGGGAATTTCCTATTGATCTGGTAGTTTTAATCGGAGATGCAAAACACATTGATttagtgaaaaatcagtACAGGCTAATTTTGTGATTATGTAAGTTTATGTGAAATATTACGTAATACAAACATAATCGTCAAGAAATGACATATTGTAGCAAGATCCACGAATTATTAGTTTAGAGGCTTCTTGTAGATATGGCTCTAGTATCTGTGCTTATACGCTACATTCATGTCTACTTTCTGTATGTACATTAACACAAGCTAAATTTGAGGCATTATGCCATTTCTAACCAACCACAGaaattgggtgcaaaatcgCGAAGCAATTTCTGCAGCTAGGAGGCTATAGACTTATGAAGTTATTTCTTAGCAAATTGAGCAGCAAAGGAGTCGATTATACCAACGACAGACTGAGGGTTGGACAAAGTGGTGATGTCACCCAATTGGTCTGCTTCGTTGGCAGAGATCTTTCTCAAGATTCTTCTCATGATCTTACCAGATCTGGTCTTTGGCAAGTCGGCGACAATGATGACGCTCTTTGGAGCTGCGAAAGGTCCGATTTCCTTTCTGACGGTCATGATCAATTCCTTTCTCAAGGCAAAGGCTTCGTCGCTGGTTTCCTTGCCGGCGATCTTGTCGACGTATTCGTTCTTGAGAGCAACGTAGGCAACTACGGCTTGACCAGTTAAGTCGTCGGTAATACCAACCACAGCAGCTTCAGAAACACCGTTGTGTTCGATGAGGGCAGCTTCTATTTCAGCAGTAGACAATCTGTGACCAGACACATTGACGACATCATCGACTCTACCTCTAATCCAGTAGTAGCCGTCGTGATCTCTGGCAGCACCGTCGCCGGTAAAGTAGTAGCCTGGGTATGGGTTCAAGTATGTGTCCATGTACTTGGTGTGGTTGTTCCAGACAGATCTAGCCATAGATGGCCAGGTGCTCTTGATGGCAAGAACACCTTCGATGTCGTTACCTTCGAGTTCGTGGCCGGAAACTGGATCAATAAGAGCGGTCTCGATACCAAAGAATGGCAAAGAGGCTGAACCAGGTTTGTTTGGAGTGACACCGGCAATTGGAGCAATGAAGTGAGAACCAGACTCAGTTTGCCAGTAGGTGTCGGAGATGTGGCATCTGCCTTGTCCAACGTGCTCGTTGTACCATTCCCAGATATCAGGGGAGATAGGTTCACCAACAGAGCCCAATGTTctcaaagaagacaagtCGTACTTTGGAATCTCTTGCTCGCCACTCTTTCTCAACAATCTGAGGGCAGTAGGAGCTACGTAGAAGTGGGTAGCCTTGTGCTTTTCGACAATTTGCCAGAATCTACCAAAGTCTGGGTAGGCTGGAGTACCTTCAAAAACGATTGTTGGGATACCGAGAGCCAAAGGTCCGTACAAAGCATAGGTGTGACCAGTAATCCAACCGACATCACCGGCAGTGAACAAGATGTCTTCTGGGTGGACGTCGAAAATGTACTTGGTGGTCATGGCAGCACCTAAGAGGTAGCCCCCAGTGGTGTGGACAACACCCTTAGGAGTACCAGTGGAACCAGATGtatacaacaagaacaatggGTCTTCAGAATTGACTGGAACAGGTGGCAAGTAACCCGAGAACTTGGCGGTTTCTTCATCCCACCAGAAATCTCTACcctcttccaattcaatattttcGTTTCCGGTTCTCTTGAAAACAAGCACCTTTTCTACAGTAGGACAGCTCTTCAAGGCTTCGTCGCacaatttcttgatgttAACGGTCTTACCACCTCTTCTACCTTCGTCACAGGTAATAAGAGCCTTACAAGAAGCATCGTTGACTCTGTCTCTGATGgaaccagaagagaaaCCTGCAAAGATAACCGAGTGGATGGCACCTAATCTGGCTACAGCGAGCATAGCAATAACAGCTTGAGGAGTCATTGGCAAGTAGATAGCAACAGTATCACCCTTTTTGATGCCCCAGCTCTTCAACACACCAGCTACCTTGGAGACTTCTCTCAACAACTCGGCGTAGGTCAACTTGTACGAGtccttttcttcgtcagcTTCGTAGATGATGGCAGTCTTGTCTGGAGTCGCATAGGCCCATCTGTCTACACAGTTGTAGGAAGCGTTCAACTGGCCGCCAATGAACCAGGCAACGTCACCGTCCTTCAAAGAACCGGACTTGACCTTGTCGAAGTCTCTGTCCCACGACAACAACTCCTTGGCCATAGGACCAAAGAATCCTTCAGGGTCGGCGATGGACTTCTGGTATAATTCCTGGTACTGTTCGATGGAGGTGATATGGCCAGGACGGGGCTGTTTGTCAAAAAACTCCTTAGGAGTGGGTCTTGGGGTGACACCGTTGGCCTCGTGGACGACTTGGTGCTGTGGGGTAACAGTCATATTAATGGGGGAATAAATAGTGTGTCAGTGAAACTGGTAGATCTGtaatctgaaaatttgtTTCGGAAAATTATCTGTACCTTGAGTCTGGGGAAAAACTTCGTTGACTAGCAAACGACGAATGGACAAACAAAAGGAGAAAAGTGTAGTTATTCTAAAATGAAGAGAAAACTTTCAACTATATCATTAACGTTAGTAGATGCTCCAGTATTTTTCAGGATGTCTATATGATGTCACCAATTTAATAAATCTGTTGTGCCGGTCAGAATCAGCGAATACAATTGGTTAGTGTATGGCGGATGGCAGTATCGTGATCACTATAAGTTGGTTCGGCGATTGGATCTGGACCCAATCTTGACTACTAAATACGAGTCTCGCAATCAAATGACGCAACAATGGCACCATCTGGAAGGGAAATCGGGTATACGCTCTTAGTCCGTTTCCAAGACTCTCCGGACGTATGAATTGTTCCTTGACTGGACGTTTATTGCCCCACTATTGGAGGTATTTTGCGGGCGAGAAAAAATAATATCGGATGGATCTCTGAGCACTGCGAATGGAAGAGAGAATTTATCAAACTGGTGGACAGAAGGAAGACGAGAAGGGAAGAAAAAAGCGTTGGAACATACTCTAAGGTCAATGGCAATTGCACGAGATCAGGCAAAAGTAGAGACTACGAGACCACGAACGAAGTTAAGGGGATTTGTAGAGCTAAAGAAAACTAGCACGTCTTTCACAGATACACTGTGTGATTTTTTTCAGCAAACGGGACCTATCCACTATATATACGGTGAGCGCATACCAGAACTGGTTCCGCTAGCTAACGCTACTGTATACGAGCTGGAGCACCTAAACACGAAACTGTTGGattttttgttgaattctgaaaaaaaattatcACCTTCCGTCGCGACACAGGAACAAGCGAAGTACATCCTTGGGTAAAGACGCCAGATACACACATCTGTTGCAAAGAGAAAGTTCCTTTGGTCCAGCGCAACTCCGAGATGTCAACTTCCGAGTAGCAGCGGGTATTCTGGGGAAACGGACTCGTTTCAGAGCAGACATGGTGCTAATCTCCCATTCGTGCCTGTAGTCcgaaatgaaaaattggaaactgaaaattgCTCGGAGTCTCAGAGATAGGCGATTGGACTGGAAACCAAATGTGGTGGCCCAATGACAAGCGGTGAATTCGAAACGGTTTCGGAGTGGCCGACCGGCCATGTGTGTCTCTCTGTGATGAACCCTGAGTGTGTAGCCTGTTCACATTGTAGTCTATTCGTGTGTCACAGCGATAGAACCTTGTAGCGAGTTCACAGTGTGTCAGTACTGTAACTTTTGGTACCATACTCTATTTTGTAGCACTATTTACTAGACTATTTTCTAAAGTACGGGGCCTATCTGTGCTCTTCTAGATTCGCATACTTAACCATTTCTTACGGTACAACTGACATTCTGTCTCGCTCAATTTCTCCAGACTTCGACACCTATATATACTTTTCTCTACTCGTGTCATTCTACTAAGTCCGTGAAATGATCTCTGGTTATTTCCGGACTCATCCACTGTCTTTTGGGCTCATTCTGTGTGCTGCTCAGGCTTGATCTGGAGCCAGAAAAATTGTTGGTTACTGCGAATTTGCGACCACGAATTTTGTTGGAACCGGTAGTGTGACGACCGGCGTGTCGTTTAGCAGGCTTGTCGTTCAAAGGAGGGGTTGAACTGTGAGTCTAGCCGTGATTCACTGGCGGATTGGTGCTTTATGGATACAAGCTGGGCTGGAGTGTTGGCTGCTGAATGAATCTCATGCCAATTGCAAGAGAATTATGTCGGGAaaaaaatggttgcaaaatgcCTTTTTCAACACTCAAAGGCTCTACACTCTGTACCAATTTCTTTATGTATTCTTTATGTATTTTAGCTACATTTGGTTCACTAATCTTTATACACCGCAATCTCTGGCAGACTTCAGTCGTCTCGTACTTCAAttctctacttctactaCTACGTTTCGTGCTTCTGTGCATATTATTTGTTCCATTTTTATTCTATATTATATCATCTTCTTGCGCACAATCAGTATTGCACTTTATATGTAAGTATTCCACTCTATCTATCGAACTCTTGATCACCGTTATCTACTCTCTACGCTTCAgttcttttctgtttcgTAAATTAATCAATAAATAATAAAAAATATGTACTATATCCTCTATTCTTTATCTATAAGGAAGAACAAGTCCTCGCTTTTCTAACATTAAAGCATGAATAAAATGTGATAACCATGAAATAAATAAACCCATATTTTATACAATCACGTTtagtcaacttcttcaacagtTGGACCTTCGTTGGAAGGTTCTGGAGCAGCACCACCTGGGAAACCACCTGGAGCAGCACCGCCAGCTGGAGCAGCACCGGCTTGGTAAGCCTTAGCCATGATTGGGTTGGCCTTGccttccaattccttttgCTTGTCAGCGTATTCTTCGCTGGTAGCAGATTGGTTGGAGTCTAACCATTCAATGGTTTCGTCAGCAGCCTTggtgacttcttcaacttcagaagcTTCCAACTTGCTCTTGAATTGTTCGTCACCCAAAGAGGTCTTCAACGAGTAAGCGTAAGATTCCAAACCGTTCTTGGCTTGAACTCTGGAAGCTTccttttcgtcttcttccttgtaCTTTTCGGCTTCAGAGACCATCTTTTCAATGTCTTCCTTGGACAATCTACCCTTGTCGTTGGTGATGGTAATCTTTTGAGTCTTACCGGTACCCTTTTCTAAGGCAGAAACGTTCAAGATACCATTGGCATCAATGTCGAAAGTGACTTCGATTTGTGGAACACCTCTTGGAGCTGGAGGAATACCAGACAATTCGAACTTacccaacaagttgttgtcCTTTGTCTTGGCTCTTTCACcttcgaagacttgaatCAACACACCTGGTTGGTTGTCGGCGTAAGTGGAGAAGGTTTCGGACTTCTTGGTTGGAATGGTGGAGTTTCTTGgaatcaacttggtcatGATACCACCAGCGGTTTCAATACCCAAAGACAATGGGGCAacatccaacaacaacaagtcttgagtcttggaagaagtgtCACCAGACAAGATAGCGGCCTGGACAGCAGCACCGTAAGCAACAGCTTCATCTGGGttgatggatctgtttgGTTCCTTAccgttgaagaagtcggAAACCAACTTTTGAACCTTTGGAATTCTGGTGGAACCACCAACCAAGACGATTTCGTGAACAGACGACTTGTCAATCTTGGAGTCCTTAAGAACCTTTTCAACTGGGTCCAAAGTGGATCTGAACAAGTCTTGacacaattcttcaaatctggctctggtgATAGAGGTGTAGAAGTCAATACCTTCGTAAAGGGAGTCGATTTCAATGGAGGTTTGAGCAGAGGAGGACAAGGTTCTCTTGGCACGTTCACAAGCAGTTCTCAATCTTCTCAAGGCTCTTTGGTTGGTGGACAAgtccttcttgttctttctcttgaatTCGTTGACGAAGTGGTTGACCAATCTGTGGTCGAAATCTTCACCACCCAAGTGGGTGTCACCGGCGGTAGCCTTGACTTCAAAGATACCGTCTTCAATAGACAACAAGGAGACATCGAAAGTACCACCACCCAAGTCGAAAATCAAAAcgttcttttcttcttcagactTCTTGTCTAAACCGTAGGCAATGGCGGCAGCAGTTGGCTCGTTGATGATTCTCATCACATTCAAACCAGCAATCAAACCAGCATCCTTGGTGGCTTGTCTCTGGGAGTCATTGAAGTAAGCTGGAACAGTAACAACAGCATCGTTGACTTGAGTACCCAAGAAGTTTTCGGCAGTTTCCTTCATCTTAGTCAAGATCATGGAAgagatttcttctggagtgAAGACCTTGGTTTCACCCTTGAATTCAACCTCAATTTGTGGCTTACCACCCTTGTCGACAACCTTGAAAGGGAAGTGCTTGACGTCACCTTGGACTTCGGCGTCATCGAACTTTCTACCGATCAAACGCTTGGCGTCGAAAACGGTGTTGGCTGGGTTCATGGCAGCTTGGTTCTTAGCAGCATCACCAATCAATCTTTCGGAGTCAGTGAAGGCTACGAAAGAAGGAGTGGTTCTGTTACCTTGATCGTTGGCGATGATCTCGACACGGTCGTTAGCGAAGTGAGCAACACAGGAGTAGGTAGTACCTAAATCAATTCCGACAGCTTTAGACATGTTTGGCTATGTGGATATGGAGTTATGTagagaaaaagagagaattctaaaaattgaaaaatttgaaaaatttggCCCACCTAACTTTATATATGGCAGGAGAAGCTCGTCGATCGACATCTTCTCTGGAATTCTACGAGATTCCACAGTGCAGCCGAAAAATGCGAAAAGTTGCACCCAAGTGGAAGCTGATGGAAGCTGAGAGAAGCACGGTCACGTGTATGGCTGCAGCAGTTAATTGCGATGGAATCTTTGATAGGATGCAGGTCTGATGTCATAGACTGGAGAAGATAGGCTGAGGGAATGTGAGCAAAGTGACGTTGGATCTCGTCGATTTTGGTTAGTTATTTTAGAATTGATTTCGTCAAGAGCAGAAGTCTAATTGTATGACATCTCGGCGATTGAGCGAATGTTCTTTTGCAACCTTCCCGTAATTTCTGTGAATAAATAATGATGGTTTCCTCAGCATACAATTGAAGTGCGCAGCCAGGCTCTGAACATATAGAAGACACTTCTATTCGATTCGATTCAATCCTGAGCTCACTTGTATTCTGTTGATGTATTCGATATCACTGGGATTCAAATCTCAAGTTATCTATGGATGTTGTAGAGATTACGAGCTGCTtatcttaactatggaaGATCCCATTTTCATTTGAGATGccgaatttttcacttctgaCCAATTTCCTGATTAGGCAATAGATCTCATTCACATCTACGATTCCAGCGATAAAAAAGGTGTTACTTACTACAAACAGCAATATACATATACACGTTACAATAACAAACGACGACGGAGTGTTCCAGTACTGGTTGATTCTACAACACACCATAACTCAATAGTAAACGTAGTTGAGCAATTGAGTAGACAATTGAGTAGACAAATCTGTAGACAAGTCAGCAAACAATTGAGTAGACAAATGAGCAGATAATTGAGATAGAATTTGTTGTATATCTTAGGGGCCTAGATCAGCTTGTCCTTGGTAGGATCGTGGACCAAGTGGACAGTACcgatcttcttgaacacaTCCTTGATCTGGATCCACACCTTCTTGACCTGAGGCTGGCCGATCTGGTTGACGACGTTGTCCACTTGGACCTCGGCAGCCTTGAAGTAGTTTCTGGTGTAGACAGAGGTCtcgaacttcttcttcaaaaacacAGTGTAGATAAGGAAAGGAGACAATGATCTCTTTCTGAAGGCAATCACTCTGAGGAACAAGTACCCGTAGGTGACGACTTCCAAGAGAGCAGCCAACTGGATCGACTTGTTGTTAGTGTTGGCTACAAAGGAACCGATCTTGGATGAGATGGCCgagttttccaagttgaagatgggCAAAATGTAGCCGTTGGCGTACGTCAAGACGTGGTAGAACGAAAACAAGCCAAATGGCAACAACGTCAACAACACACGCGATCTGACgaacaacaacaacgatCCGAGAAGGAAATAGAAGGTGTTATCGTCTTTGATCAACTGGCCGAAATCAAAcccattcttcttgatagaTTGGAATACCAAGATTCCGAaactttcaacaactcctACAAGGGCCAACACGAACCAGAACTTGTAAAGGCCAACACCGAACTTGATGTAAGTGAGCAcatagaagaagacactGATCAAGGTGACGAGATGGCCGACAAACCAGGCAAATTGCGAAGTCTATATGGTAAATATGTTAGTAATCCGAAAATTCATGAAAGGTGTCTAAAAAATGAGATCTATGAATAATTCAATGTCAACAAATTAATAAATTCGAGCAAACCTTGTCAGACGTACTAATGGACTCAATGACTTGAATGTGGATGTAATGGAGTCAGACCTAAAGCATCAATTCAATTGCgatctcttttctttcttctgaattaTGTACTTACCTTAACAGTGGCCAATAACTTTTCCTGGTCAAACTTAGCCGAGGAAGCTGGAGTAGCAGCAGTATTTGAGGGGGTGGACATCTTTGTTGGATTGATACAACTAAAAATGTTGGATAACTCGGGAATTACTCTGTTGATATATGCTAGAGCAAGGTCTCCAATATCGAGTCTTGTGAAATAAGAAAAGATCGTAAGGTTGGCCACAGCTTTTGATTATTCAAGTGCATCTGAAATTTCATACCCTTTTTTCCAGGTACAGGACAGATTTGTCGTTTGGAAATTCCTGGTAAAGTCCTAGATAATCGTTGTAATGTCGATATATATGTCATTAGCTATAGGATAATATATATCAATGCTATGATATGACTAATATATAAAACAATCATAAGATATTGGCATTATTAAATTATTCTTCTACACTTGTTTATTACCGAATTTATACCAATATATTCAGAGAAAGTAAATGGTTAGAAATAGAGATCACACTAGCAAACGCATTTGAAAGTGGCATCGAAAAGTAAAAGTCACAAAGGCGTAGTACCCTAACGCAAGAATCCCTTACGGCTCTTCTGTGGGGCTGGGGCTGGTGGATCTTGGGGCAACGTCTTTtgcttttccaattgtactttcttgtcttccaatAACTTGATCTGCTTGGTTAACTTGTCCTTCATCTCCTTGTGTCTGGAGAAAAGATCAGCTTCGGATCtctgcaacttcttttccttttctgaGACCTTCTGTTGGAAAACGGCCTTCATTTCGGCCTCcatcttggccaacttggcTTCGTGCAATGctctttcctcttcttgTCTAGTTAAGGGATCGAATTCTCTGAAAACAGAGTTGTCTTGTTCGATAcccatcttcttcaacttctcggATCTGTAGTTCTCgtacaagttgttggacgTCTgctccttcaactcttctaaGAAGTTTCTGACCAACAACTGACGCAATTGTATGAAATCGTTGTGGTCTTCGTTATCTACTTCAATTACACCCCATGGGTACTTTCTGCCTCTGACCTGTCTTCCGTCCGCAGTGGTGACTTCTTTAGTGGAGCCCACCACAGCGAAGGGGAACTTCTGTAATATCTGTCTGGTGTTCAACacagtttcttcatcatcattcTCGTAGTCCGAAGGAGAAAAAGTCTTGATTCCCTGTGCCTTGATGTCGTCCAAGATTCTGCCCTTGAAAGCggcaatttcttcttctgtcaagGTATCAGACTTGGCAATGATGGGTATCAAGTTGACCTTTTCGTGCACTTGTTTCATTAATGTAATGtccaacgacttcaagGAATGGCCGGTAGGCTCAATGAAGTAGAGAAAGGCATGAATTCTGTTGTCGACGGTGGTGGTTCTGTTTATTCTGCTCTCTGCCTCCAAGTAGGAGTCGAATCTGCTATTGATTTCGTCAACAATAGGCTTCCACGAGTCGACGTTGTTGATGGACTCACCAAATCCTGGAGCCGTGACTACACTCAAAGACAACTTGACGCcgtcttcttcgatttcagCGGTGGTagacttgatcttgacgGAAATGTCGTCCTTGTCAGAGATATCTTCGTCGTCAATGTCATTCTCATGATTGATAATTTCTCTGTTGAAAAGAGTATTGACCAAAGTGGCCTTTCCCAAGCCACTCTCTCCTGCAACCATGATGTTCAATGAAAACCCTCTTCTCACCGACTTTCTGTGCCATTGTTTGGGCAAGTTGGCAAAGCCGACATAGccattcaacttcttcttgaggATCTTGATGTCCTGAATAGGAATCTTGTTCTCGATGGAAACGGGtcttgtttctgtttctgtggTCATGGTTAGTATGGAAGTGTACAAAGtaacaagatcaacacaGCCTAGACACACTAGAGCCGTGTATCCCTaggtttgaagaaaatacGTCTGGCATGGACCTGTTGTATGTCTACAGAACATCCACGTCTATGGTAGACATCAAAGCGTGCCATAGCGTACCATCCGTGTCTTGTatgttcttctctt
This window of the Scheffersomyces stipitis CBS 6054 chromosome 6, complete sequence genome carries:
- a CDS encoding predicted protein; translation: MPTIPLGKLLATFILLKSLQLTLLYFTPAQFDTSSEIIVSQTKSPYGYVLTHLLNRFIVWDSVYFNYMFVNGPKYEHQYVFCPNWLKFIRNFPIGGNGYYEKLFVSLVISNALHFFSVILLYVLTLRFFKNDSKMALHSSLLMIIAPAGIFLTASYSENANNVLSLAQILAYDIAVNPQDPTRNNTKSIVSKPLYLLSGFLVAVNYTIRANSLLLGIPYLMDLFEIGVSQEAAWPILSGGSLFLSFLWSNFEAYRTFCPQRGEWCNNTLPILFSYAQNKYWGVGFLQYWSPNNIPNFLIALPVVAIHGLSIAYFWSRLPTLKKVLPWLVVNSVVIVGGLFFWNVQILVRITSFLPLSYWYVASLTGHQHKSLVYYMLIWNLLQTMLFSAFLPPA
- the ACS2 gene encoding acetate--CoA ligase (Acetyl-coenzyme A synthetase 2 [EC:6.2.1.1] [KO:K01895] (Acetate--CoA ligase 2) (Acyl-activating enzyme 2)~go_function catalytic activity~go_process metabolism), yielding MTVTPQHQVVHEANGVTPRPTPKEFFDKQPRPGHITSIEQYQELYQKSIADPEGFFGPMAKELLSWDRDFDKVKSGSLKDGDVAWFIGGQLNASYNCVDRWAYATPDKTAIIYEADEEKDSYKLTYAELLREVSKVAGVLKSWGIKKGDTVAIYLPMTPQAVIAMLAVARLGAIHSVIFAGFSSGSIRDRVNDASCKALITCDEGRRGGKTVNIKKLCDEALKSCPTVEKVLVFKRTGNENIELEEGRDFWWDEETAKFSGYLPPVPVNSEDPLFLLYTSGSTGTPKGVVHTTGGYLLGAAMTTKYIFDVHPEDILFTAGDVGWITGHTYALYGPLALGIPTIVFEGTPAYPDFGRFWQIVEKHKATHFYVAPTALRLLRKSGEQEIPKYDLSSLRTLGSVGEPISPDIWEWYNEHVGQGRCHISDTYWQTESGSHFIAPIAGVTPNKPGSASLPFFGIETALIDPVSGHELEGNDIEGVLAIKSTWPSMARSVWNNHTKYMDTYLNPYPGYYFTGDGAARDHDGYYWIRGRVDDVVNVSGHRLSTAEIEAALIEHNGVSEAAVVGITDDLTGQAVVAYVALKNEYVDKIAGKETSDEAFALRKELIMTVRKEIGPFAAPKSVIIVADLPKTRSGKIMRRILRKISANEADQLGDITTLSNPQSVVGIIDSFAAQFAKK
- the SSA2.1 gene encoding heat shock protein 70, Hsp70 family (SSA2) (heat shock protein 70, Hsp70 family (SSA2) upregulated under oxygen limitation very low under aerobic conditions highest on XOL), with amino-acid sequence MSKAVGIDLGTTYSCVAHFANDRVEIIANDQGNRTTPSFVAFTDSERLIGDAAKNQAAMNPANTVFDAKRLIGRKFDDAEVQGDVKHFPFKVVDKGGKPQIEVEFKGETKVFTPEEISSMILTKMKETAENFLGTQVNDAVVTVPAYFNDSQRQATKDAGLIAGLNVMRIINEPTAAAIAYGLDKKSEEEKNVLIFDLGGGTFDVSLLSIEDGIFEVKATAGDTHLGGEDFDHRLVNHFVNEFKRKNKKDLSTNQRALRRLRTACERAKRTLSSSAQTSIEIDSLYEGIDFYTSITRARFEELCQDLFRSTLDPVEKVLKDSKIDKSSVHEIVLVGGSTRIPKVQKLVSDFFNGKEPNRSINPDEAVAYGAAVQAAILSGDTSSKTQDLLLLDVAPLSLGIETAGGIMTKLIPRNSTIPTKKSETFSTYADNQPGVLIQVFEGERAKTKDNNLLGKFELSGIPPAPRGVPQIEVTFDIDANGILNVSALEKGTGKTQKITITNDKGRLSKEDIEKMVSEAEKYKEEDEKEASRVQAKNGLESYAYSLKTSLGDEQFKSKLEASEVEEVTKAADETIEWLDSNQSATSEEYADKQKELEGKANPIMAKAYQAGAAPAGGAAPGGFPGGAAPEPSNEGPTVEEVD
- a CDS encoding predicted protein — its product is MSTPSNTAATPASSAKFDQEKLLATVKTSQFAWFVGHLVTLISVFFYVLTYIKFGVGLYKFWFVLALVGVVESFGILVFQSIKKNGFDFGQLIKDDNTFYFLLGSLLLFVRSRVLLTLLPFGLFSFYHVLTYANGYILPIFNLENSAISSKIGSFVANTNNKSIQLAALLEVVTYGYLFLRVIAFRKRSLSPFLIYTVFLKKKFETSVYTRNYFKAAEVQVDNVVNQIGQPQVKKVWIQIKDVFKKIGTVHLVHDPTKDKSI
- a CDS encoding cell division control protein 3 (go_function GTP binding~go_process cell cycle), whose amino-acid sequence is MTSETETRPVSIENKIPIQDIKILKKKLNGYVGFANLPKQWHRKSVRRGFSLNIMVAGESGLGKATLVNTLFNREIINHENDIDDEDISDKDDISVKIKSTTAEIEEDGVKLSLSVVTAPGFGESINNVDSWKPIVDEINSRFDSYLEAESRINRTTTVDNRIHAFLYFIEPTGHSLKSLDITLMKQVHEKVNLIPIIAKSDTLTEEEIAAFKGRILDDIKAQGIKTFSPSDYENDDEETVLNTRQILQKFPFAVVGSTKEVTTADGRQVRGRKYPWGVIEVDNEDHNDFIQLRQLLVRNFLEELKEQTSNNLYENYRSEKLKKMGIEQDNSVFREFDPLTRQEEERALHEAKLAKMEAEMKAVFQQKVSEKEKKLQRSEADLFSRHKEMKDKLTKQIKLLEDKKVQLEKQKTLPQDPPAPAPQKSRKGFLR